Proteins from a single region of Dama dama isolate Ldn47 chromosome 14, ASM3311817v1, whole genome shotgun sequence:
- the LOC133068903 gene encoding collagen alpha-1(I) chain-like, whose translation MGAWICLLLTISVPAEMSPPPQAFTGPQQRGSPQSTLAPQDPGGPPTTALGPPAVPSGGQPHPLLAPVGSFLEGSGADGMNPSCNLTGMGGPYRSHGQQPLRTQHYTKHRTRAPVGLLAHRPAPTRPHSPRGIASPEGSERCGGSSKVTQHNEQNLRAYGTPTSPRSLQATPLAGIPGPRFPTYWPRAGWSRKSFWERKGRKTTPPIPDPDGHRRARGAERKRAPPGPRRGPTPAATLRRGVPGVIPDSPPKPSGCSRSARTPGAPSPTAQHPSVPGGHRLRPQPGRPRARALTRRRFGVAARARGDSGGQDAVLPAPLGASRRPAAAAPPAPSRRSSNTCPAPAARQSRGRSRPSALGAGPASQRDPRLTTRPARARGGGEVCGGRGRPRAPGDTRRAPPPTGAPSLSRAGIGCEGQRAGASPRSGTGSRAGGSRFAPGLRMKAFLVGKRKGRRRRAAETKAGEAGGVRPEPRFFPRPRGDRTRAEGPCGEDTGPPTPPPEGTSVGPLGKAGPGPPTPAQRPEGQRGRGTPEPLLRPRHPAPGPPHPLSRVELGRCRRPRPSTRLSGAPSSLLAPGLQTRNPESSLGFHPGSDTPKSSVLGESLAGLPGAPHLCSGRAEEPPKAPALHPLSVPSSLRPQPASHIGHRTAARQRWRWAPTSQARARSAENADSGFTGCKRGSVWHLHSWLGARGRKGGRADPRRDPLVRSADPSQASRGASAHAAPACAVILPVRVAGHPWLSPPPPQTAGSGGSTPPQRLRGSQAPGVLALPLYAVTLASNASTASPHKPRLAKSTLTAQEGAPTPPPQRPPSCPRPELKPLLRAWQGGGCQKGPGELAGADAGTGTCSPRASPRAVARVPPFASLRQAGLESCPGDTPHPQLSGTWAAGQGPHHLPGNPSDGHFTPEGSHSPRGHATRRHLAGQLWRLSGGGGFLQEQTRARDAGPEKSGVWQRPRRGKELGLSKEALPREFRKPPCDRVKSSLRPVFRA comes from the exons ATGGGAGCCTGGATCTGTCTGCTCTTAACCATCAGCGTTCCTGCCGAGATGTCACCACCGCCCCAGGCTTTCACAGGACCCCAGCAGAGG GGCAGCCCGCAGTCCACACTGGCACCCCAGGATCCTGGGGGTCCTCCCACCACTGCCCTGGGTCCTCCAGCCGTTCCCTCTGGGGGCCAGCCTCACCCTCTCTTGGCCCCTGTTGGCTCCTTCCTGGAAGGTTCTGGAGCAGATGGAATGAACCCATCTTGTAACCTCACAGGGatgggag GTCCTTATCGTTCTCATGGGCAGCAGCCACTCAGGACGCAGCACTACACGAAGCATCGCACAC GTGCGCCCGTGGGCTTGCTCGCCCACCGCCCTGCCCCCACACGCCCCCACTCCCCACGGGGCATCGCATCAcctgaaggctcagagaggtgcggCGGctcgtccaaggtcacacagcacaaTGAGCAGAACCTGCGCGCCTACggcacccccacctcaccccgGTCTCTCCAAGCTACGCCGCTCGCCGGGATCCCGGGCCCTCGCTTCCCCACGTACTGGCCGCGCGCTGGCTGGAGTAGAAAAAGTTTCTGGGAGAGGAAGGGGCGGAAGACGACGCCGCCCATCCCAGACCCGGACGGCCACCGCCGGGCAAGGGGCGCAGAAAGGAAGCGCGCTCCGCCAGGTCCTCGGCGGGGTCCCACGCCCGCAGCCACTCTCCGCCGTGGGGTTCCCGGGGTAATTCCGGATTCTCCCCCGAAACCATCAGGGTGCTCCCGAAGCGCGCGGACTCCCGGAGCGCCGTCCCCCACCGCCCAGCATCCGAGCGTCCCAGGCGGGCACCGCCTGCGCCCCCAGCCCGGCCGCCCGCGCGCGCGCGCTCTTACCCGGAGACGGTTCGGCGTGGCGGCCCGAGCTCGCGGCGATAGCGGCGGGCAGGACGCCGTGCTCCCGGCCCCTCTCGGCGCGTCCCGGCGTCCGGCCGCGGCGGCTCCGCCCGCTCCCTCGCGCCGCAGTAGTAACACCTGCcccgcgcccgccgcccgccAATCCCGAGGCCGCTCTCGGCCGTCCGCACTCGGCGCGGGCCCGGCCTCCCAGCGCGACCCCCGCCTCACGACCCGCCCCGCTCGGGCCCGGGGAGGGGGAGAAGTTTGCGGTGGGCGGGGCCGGCCGCGCGCCCCCGGCGACACCCGGCGCGCCCCGCCACCCACGGGCGCTCCGAGCCTCTCGCGCGCCGGGATTGGCTGCGAGGGACAGCGGGCGGGCGCCTCCCCGCGCTCGGGGACCGGCTCGCGGGCGGGAGGGAGCCGATTTGCTCCGGGGCTACGGATGAAGGCTTTCCTGGTCgggaagagaaaagggaggcGAAGAAGAGCGGCGGAGACAAAGGCTGGGGAGGCGGGGGGCGTCCGCCCGGAGCCCAGGTTCTTCCCGCGCCCCCGGGGGGACAGGACGCGGGCGGAGGGGCCCTGCGGGGAGGACACAGGACCCCCGACCCCGCCCCCAGAGGGCACCTCCGTGGGGCCTCTCGGGAAGGCCGGGCctgggccccccaccccagcacagCGGCCAGAGGGGCAGCGGGGACGAGGAACCCCTGAGCCCCTCCTCCGGCCTCGGCACCCAGCGCCCGGGCCTCCGCACCCGCTCAGCCGCGTGGAACTTGGCCGGTGTCGGCGCCCCCGCCCCTCCACTCGGCTCTCGGGAGCTCCCTCCTCTCTGCTTGCTCCCGGCCTGCAGACTCGGAATCCGGAATCAAGTTTGGGGTTTCACCCTGGAAGTGACACCCCCAAATCCAGTGTGTTGGGAGAGAGCTTAGCCGGGCTCCCCGGGGCGCCTCACCTCTGCAGCGGCAGAGCCGAGGAACCCCCGAAGGCCCCAGCCCTGCACCCCTTAAGTGTCCCCTCCTCCCTGCGTCCCCAGCCCGCCAGCCACATCGGCCACCGCACTGCGGCGCGGCAGCGCTGGCGCTGGGCACCGACCAGCCAGGCACGGGCCAGGTCTGCGGAAAACGCTGACTCGGGGTTTACAGGCTGCAAGCGCGGGAGTGTGTGGCACCTGCACTCCTGGCTGGGGGCACGCGGGCGGAAAGGGGGGCGAGCGGACCCGCGCAGAGACCCTCTGGTCCGTTCTGCTGACCCCTCACAGGCCTCCCGTGG AGCCTCTGCCCACGCCGCCCCCGCCTGCGCCGTCATCCTCCCTGTGCGTGTCGCGGGTCACCCCTGGCtctcaccaccccctccccagaccGCGGGCTCGGGGGGCAGCACACCACCTCAGCGCCTCCGTGGCTCTCAGGCTCCTGGAGTCCTGGCACTGCCTCTGTATGCTGTGACCTTGG CCTCGAATGCCAGCACAGCATCTCCCCACAAGCCACGTCTGGCTAAGTCCACGCTCACGGCCCAGGAGGGGGCCCCTACGCCGCCTCCACAGAGACCCCCGAGCTGCCCCCGACCTGAGCTGAAGCCACTGCTGCGGGCTTGGCAGGGGGGCGGCTGTCAAAAGGGGCCCGGGGAACTCGCTG GCGCCGATGCGGGAACCGGCACCTGCTCACCCCGAGCCTCTCCCAGAGCAGTGGCTCGTGTGCCAC CGTTTGCGTCCCTCCGTCAGGCGGGGCTGGAGAGCTGCCCCGGGGACACGCCGCATCCACAGCTGTCCG GGACCTGGGCAGCAGGTCAGGGCCCCCACCACCTGCCGGGAAACCCCTCAGATGGGCACTTCACCCCTGAGGGTTCTCATTCTCCCAGGGGGCACGCAACCAGGAGGCACCTGGCAGGGCAGCTGTGGAGGCTCTCGGGGGGAGGAGGTTTCCTGCAGGAGCAG ACTCGGGCCAGAGACGCAGGCCCCGAGAAGAGCGGAGTTTGGCAGAGGCCGCGAAGAGGAAAGGAATTGGGTCTGAGCAAGGAGGCTCTTCCCCGAGAATTCAGGAAGCCCCCCTGTGACCGCGTCAAGAGCAGCCTGAGGCCCGTGTTCAGGGCGTGA